The genomic segment AAAATGAAATTCCAAGAAGCACTGGGTATGCCAGAAGGTCTATAAACAGAGACTTCTTAAAAACAGAAACAAAGGGCAGGAATTCCTGCCCTTTTCTTTTTTTACCAATCACAGTCCACGGGACTCACCCTTTGTTCACCCGGCTTGCAGAGAGACGGGAACGACCAACCGCACACGCACGGGCTGCCCGTCGAGCTTACCCGGTTGCCATGCCGGCATGTTGCGCAAGACACGCACCAGCTCACGATCCACCACTGGTGAGATAGGTTTCAGAATGGAAAAGTCCGATAATGTGCCATCTTTCTCTACCACGAAAGTCGTTATCACCCTGCCCGACGATTGCATCCCCTCAGGAAGACGCATGCGAGTGGAGATATACGGGGCAATCCCCTGCCCATCAAAGCTGAACACTGGCATCTCGTCCACCGCCGTATGGATTTTCATCGAATCGGGCAATGACGCGATACTCTCCTCCGAAACGGAAGATTCCAATCCCTTCACACCCTTTTTCTTCTGAGCTTTCATCTCGCCTCGCAACAACCGCTTGGCATCTTTTGTAAGAAACGGGCTTATTTCTTCCAACGGCAAGATCACCAGCTCTTGGTGCTGTCCTTCCTCCCCTCCCGAAGTAAAGCCGAACATGACACCACCGTTCACCAAACAAGCATCAAGCGAAAAGGTCTGATTCTCCATGCTAATCTCTGAAATACCTGCCTCATAGAGGAGCCGCTCCATCAAAGCAACCCGCAGCTCCATGTCATTCAACATGCGCATACTCAGGATATCTGCCACTGTCAGTATCCGCTCGTTGAGCAAATCATACGTAATCAGTTGCTGATAGAGGGTTGCTCGCTCCGAAGTGTCTTTGGGTTCAACGTAGCGGAATGCCCGCAATGAGACATATCCGCGCTCGTCATAAGCCACTTCCTTCAAATCGCAGGTAACATAATAGGTTTTCAGGCTCCCATCTTCCGGAACAGTCTCCAAAGGGGTACCCATATCCTCAAGGAACTGCTGGCAGGCAGAATGCAGAGAAGCTCCTTCCATTTGGAAAAGACGCTTGCAAAGATGCGACTGCAAGGACTGAAGGGTGGAACCGTTCAACTGCTCGGGCCACTCAAGGTCTAATCGGACAAAATTGAGGTGATTGCCATGCTTTCTCAGTTGCCGGTCTTGCACATAGCTGACCCGAAAGCCGTCTTTCCAGGACTTGCCCGTGCTTTGCCCGAACAAATCTGCCAAACAGAAGACCATGCAACAGCATACCAAGAAGCAAATACGTCTTCCCATACGCTTAGTCTGGCATCTCCATATTTCCCGAGAAACGGATTGTCTCGCGGCTGTTTGACACTACGTCTATCGTTGACGAGCCATTGTCGAAGATATCTACCGTATAGACATACTCCGCCTCGTCGTTGACAATATCCATGTGAACGACCATGCGGTCGGACTTCACCTGCTCGGCAGCATAACGCAATATCCGCCCATCGAAGTTCAAAGCCTTCCCACCGCCATAGGGCACGCTGTAGGCACGTCCGAAATAAGGCAGGTAGGACGTCACCGTATCGCCCTTTACCTTTAGGTAGTAGGGCGTTGACAACTGCATGGGACTGGCTCCCACCGGATAAACATAGTTCACGTTGATTTTGAAATCCTTCGCCTCTATACCTTTCTTCACTGCCTCAGCTTCCTTCACCTGCCGCTCGGCACGCGCCTGTCTGGTAGCCTCCGACGTGGCGCAACCGACGCATATAGCTGCCATCACCGCCACAAACCATATTTTCTTCATCATAAATACTCCTTTCTTTTACGATTCACGTTACACATTATTATATATATAGAAGACCGATTGGCATGCGCTTCACATCCCGTCGCCGCCTCCGTCATTTGCAAAAATAGCAATTGTTTTCGGAAACGACAAGAAAAAGGCGGAAATTTAGGGTTTCCCCTATGTCGCTTTGGGGAAATCCCCTTTGCCGCTTTGCGAAAACCAACTACATTTGCATCGTGGTTCATACCGAAAAAATCGGTCGTAAAAAACCGCAACTGACAATTTTATTGTATATTTGCAACGAAAAACAAAAAGAAGAAGCGTATGAAAAAGATGATGGTATTATCATTCGGTGCACTGTTGATGATGAGCAGCTGTGGTACCTATGCGGGTTCCGGCGCCTATACGGGAGCAACGTTAGGCTCAATCCTAGGCTCGGCTATCGGCGGCATCAGCGACGGGTATCGTGGCAGCCATTTGGGAACAATCATCGGTATGGCTGGCGGAGCAGTTATCGGTGGTGCTATCGGGCAGGCTAAAGATCAGGCTGACCGCCAGGAAGTGCACGACCGCTATGAGCAGATACAGCGACGGAAAGCACAGGAGCGTGCCTACGAAGACGGCTATCAGGATGGTTACAAGCAGGGAACCTATAAGGACGAGAGCGGATATGACCCGACGAACAGCGGCGACGACCGCCTCTACGACTTCCACAGCAACGACTACACGGGCGACTACAGCGCTTCTGAGCCACGCACGATGAACCCCAGTGCGTCAAGCGTGGAAGAGCTGACGACGGGTTATGACGTAAACAACCAGCTGGAGATTCGCAACGCGCGCTTTGTTGACGACAACCGCGACAACACGCTGAGCTCAGGCGAAATCAGCAAAGTGATTTTCGAAGTGGTGAACACCTCCGACCACATGTTCTACGACATACAGCCGACCGTGATTGAAGCGAATGGAAACAAGCGCATCTACATCTCGCCCAGCGTGCACGTAGAACGCCTGGCACCCGGAAAAGCCATCCGCTATACGGCTATGGTGAAAGCCGGAAAACTGAAAGACGGCACGGCAACGTTCTGCCTCTCGGTGCTGCAAGGCAACAGACAGATGTCGAAAGTATCGGAATTCACTATTCAGACGCGCAGATAGCATCCCGACGCATACGACGCTGTTCGAACAGGAACGACTGTCAGAATGAAGTAAGTCCCAAAGGTCCTTGTCCGACTTTTGGGGCTTTTTCTTTTCACGATTTCCCACTTCCGCCAGCAAAAACTCCCAAGGCTATCTGCAACATGTTGACAACTCTGTCATAAAATTCACCCCCAACCGCCCCTCTCATCGCCCACCCAAGACAAAACCGGTTCTGCATATTTATACACAAACGAAGGGACGGAATGTTAAAATACAAAACACTGGAAATCAGCACATTAGAAAGGCGTTTCCAAAAGTGCCACTTTTAGCTTGCAAAAGTGGCACTTTTAGGAGCTAAAAGGGGAACTTTTGGAGTGCGAAAGTGGCACTTTTGGAAAGCGAAAGTTCAACTGTATATTTATATGCCCGTTTCTGTATTTTTATGCACACCGATTGTTCCCAAATAAATGGAGGAACCGGGTGGGGGAAAATGGCTGTTGAGATGAAGAATACAAGCCCCGTTTTTTCGAGTTTAGCGGCGTTTTTTACTTTTGCTCTTGCCTTTCCGTTTCTTGGATTTCAGTTGAGCCTTCTTTTTCTTATACTTCGCCGAGCTGCTCTTCCGATATTTCTTGCTGGGTTTGTAGGCTACTTTCGTCCGATAGACCTCCCCTTCTCCGATGACGTTGACCTCCACTTGGGCTATTCCCTGTGAGAGGATGCCCAGTTCTTTCGCCGCTCCCCACGACAGGTCGATGATGCGCCCTCTGCCGAAAGGTCCGCGATCGGTTACTCGCACCACCACCTCGCGCCCGTTGGCAGGATTCTTCACGTGGAGAATCGTTCCGAAGGGGTGTGTCCGATGTGCGCAGGTCATGCTGTCGTGGTGCAGTTTCTCCCCACTGGCAGTCATGGCACCTGTTGCCCGCTTCGAATAGTAGGAAGCGACGCCCCGCTGCTGTGCATGAGCCGACAGGCTGCAGCCGACAAGCAAAAAACTCAGAAAGTATTTCATAAGAAAACAAAAAGTCCCCTTCCTTTTTTATTTCGGAAGAGGACTTTTTTATTGAATGATTAGATGATACCCTGCTCAAGCATAGCCGTTGCCACCTTCATGAAGCCTGCGATGTTAGCACCCTTCACGTAGTCGATGGTTCCGTCAGCCTGTGTACCGAACTTCACGCACTGCTCGTGGATGTTTTCCATGATCCAGTGGAGCTTGTCGTCAACTTCTTTACCTGACCAGTTCAGGTGAGCAGCGTTCTGTGTCATTTCGAGACCAGAAGTAGCCACACCACCGGCGTTCACTGCCTTACCCGGAGCGAAGAGCACACCGTTCTTCTGGAAGAAGTGGATTGCGCCCGGCTGGCATCCCATGTTAGATACCTCGCAGCAGCACCAGCAGCCATTAGCCTTCAGTTCTTTAGCGTCGTCTTCGCTCAGCTCGTTCTGGAATGCGCAAGGAAGTGCGATGTCGCAAGGAATGCTCCATGCTTTCTTGCCAGCAGTGAACTGTGCTTTGCCTGGGAACTTGGTAGCCATGTCTTCAACCTTGTTGCGGTTAGAAGCACGCATGTCGAGCATGTAGTCGATCATTTCGTCGGTGATTCCTTCAGGAATATGGCATACGCCGTCCGGTCCAGAGATAGCAATTACCTTAGCACCGAGTTCCTTTGCTTTCTTGGCAGCACCCCAAGCCACGTTTCCGAAGCCAGAGAGAGCGATTGTCAGACCCTTGATGTCTTTGCCTGCCTTGTGGAGAAGGTGTTCTGTGAAGTAGAGAGCACCGTAACCAGTAGCCTCAGGACGGAGGATAGAACCACCCCAAGTCTCACCCTTACCAGTGAGGACACCAGTGTGATACTGACGAGAGAGCTTCTGATACATACCGTTCAAGAAACCGATTTCGCGTCCACCAACACCTACGTCACCAGCAGGGATGTCCTGATCGGGACCGATATTATGACGGAGTTCGAGCATGAATGCCTGGCAGAAACGCATGATTTCAGCGTCAGACTTGCCCACTGGGTCGAAGTCAGAACCACCTTTACCACCACCCATAGGCAGTGTGGTGAGCGCATTCTTGAATGTCTGCTCGAAACCGAGGAACTTCAGCATGGAAGGAGTCACAGCCTTGTGGAAACGGAGACCGCCTTTGTACGGACCGATAGCGCTGTTGAACTGTACACGATAACCGAGGTTGGTCTGAACCTCACCCTGGTCGTCAACCCAAGTTACACGGAAAGTGAAGATACGATCGGGCTCTACGATGCGCTCGATAATCTTTGCTTTCTCGAATTCGGGATGCTGGTTGTAAACTTCCTCAACTGACTCAAGCACCTCGCGAACAGCCTGAAGGTACTCTGATTCACCTGGATGCTTCTGCTCCAAGTTCTGCATGATTTTCTCAACGTTCATAATTGTAAATTTGATGATTAAAATTAATATTGTATTAGATGCTACAAAATTAAGACTTAAAAATGAAACAGCCAAGAAATTCCTCGGGTTTTTTATCGGCAAATCACGTTTTTCGGTTGCTTTTCGATTGCATCTCGATGTGTGGGCTGTCGCATTTCAAAAACGAACGGCGCACCATCGTTTTTCACTTTAAAACCAAAAAAGACAAAAAACAAATCTTTTTGTCAGAAAAAATGGCGTTTCAAAAACGCTTTGCTTGCTGTTATCGCACACACAAAAACTTGATTTATGTCAAGAAAACGCCACTTTTTGCAATAAAAACATCACTTTTCTTGGACATATCCCTCAAAAAAGGATATATTTGCATCGTGTTTTTCATAGTATTAGATTTAAGGTTAACAAAGATTGGACTACAGCGGTAGTCCTTTTTTCATGCCCTTTTCTTTACCCTCAATCCTTCTACGCCCTACCTATTTATTGGTTTTCTGCGAAATTCTGCACCATGTTTTTAACAAAAAATTTGTTTATTTGAAATAAAATAAGTACTTTTGCGTTATTAAAGTAACTATAACTATTATCATTAAACTTATCTTAATATGAAAAAGTATTTAGCAGAAATGGTCGGCACGATGGTGTTGACATTGATGGGCTGCGGTGTCGCAGTGAGTTTAGGATGTGATCCGACAGGCAACATTCCTGCCGTTGTAGGAACAGCTTTGGCTTTCGGTCTCTCCGTAGTAGCCATGGCATACGCCATTGGCGGAATTAGTGGATGCCATATCAATCCGGCAATCACGCTTGGTGTATTCCTGAGTGGTCGCATGAATGCGAAAGATTGCGCAATGTACATGATTTTCCAAGTGATTGGTGCCATCATCGGCGCTGCACTGCTCTACTTGTTGACTTCAACAAGTGACGGTGCGATTGTAGGTACTGGCGCAAACGACCTGCAACTTGGCGTAACAGCCATCGGCGGTCTGCTTGCAGAGATTATCTTCACCTGCGTATTCGTGCTCGTGGTGCTCGGTGCAACTTCAAAGACCAATGGTGCGACCAACAACTTCGCTGGTCTGGCAATCGGTCTGGCACTCGTTCTGGTTCACCTCGTCTGCATCCGCTACACCGGTACATCCGTCAATCCGGCACGCTCTATCGGTCCGGCTATCTTCCAGGGAGGCACAGCACTGACCAACCTTTGGATCTTTATCGTAGGTCCGTTTATCGGTGGTGCCTGCGCAGCATGCATCTGGAAACTGATTGAACCGTCTGATAAAGAGTAAGTAATACGACCAACAGATAAGAAAAATAAGAGTAGGACATGCCTTTGGCAACAAATCCTACTCTTTTTATTTTTAATCTTATATCTGGCTGAAAAATTCTTTCTCATTGAGAAAAATCAGAAAGGACGGCCTGTTTCACGCAGTCTTTTTCTGTTACGGGTTTCTACAAACTTTAACTAAGCGGGAAAGGTTATTTATAAAAAAATGCTTATCTTTGCAAGCAATTAGTACTTTATTACCCCTCTATGGAACGGTCATGGACTTAGTAACATCATAAAAAGAGAAACTGATGAAAGAAATATTCAAAAAGTTTAAACTGTCTCATGAAGTTGGCATCCGTCTACTATTAGTCGTTTTGACATTTTTATTGTTTGATTTTTTTTGGTGTATTCAGACGACATTCCGGGCGTTTTCATATCCAGAGACATATATCAATGCTTTGACTATCAGCCTAATATTACTATTTCCATATATCTTAACGCGCCGCGACT from the Prevotella sp. Rep29 genome contains:
- the gdhA gene encoding NADP-specific glutamate dehydrogenase, producing MNVEKIMQNLEQKHPGESEYLQAVREVLESVEEVYNQHPEFEKAKIIERIVEPDRIFTFRVTWVDDQGEVQTNLGYRVQFNSAIGPYKGGLRFHKAVTPSMLKFLGFEQTFKNALTTLPMGGGKGGSDFDPVGKSDAEIMRFCQAFMLELRHNIGPDQDIPAGDVGVGGREIGFLNGMYQKLSRQYHTGVLTGKGETWGGSILRPEATGYGALYFTEHLLHKAGKDIKGLTIALSGFGNVAWGAAKKAKELGAKVIAISGPDGVCHIPEGITDEMIDYMLDMRASNRNKVEDMATKFPGKAQFTAGKKAWSIPCDIALPCAFQNELSEDDAKELKANGCWCCCEVSNMGCQPGAIHFFQKNGVLFAPGKAVNAGGVATSGLEMTQNAAHLNWSGKEVDDKLHWIMENIHEQCVKFGTQADGTIDYVKGANIAGFMKVATAMLEQGII
- a CDS encoding DUF4251 domain-containing protein — its product is MMKKIWFVAVMAAICVGCATSEATRQARAERQVKEAEAVKKGIEAKDFKINVNYVYPVGASPMQLSTPYYLKVKGDTVTSYLPYFGRAYSVPYGGGKALNFDGRILRYAAEQVKSDRMVVHMDIVNDEAEYVYTVDIFDNGSSTIDVVSNSRETIRFSGNMEMPD
- a CDS encoding energy transducer TonB; the protein is MGRRICFLVCCCMVFCLADLFGQSTGKSWKDGFRVSYVQDRQLRKHGNHLNFVRLDLEWPEQLNGSTLQSLQSHLCKRLFQMEGASLHSACQQFLEDMGTPLETVPEDGSLKTYYVTCDLKEVAYDERGYVSLRAFRYVEPKDTSERATLYQQLITYDLLNERILTVADILSMRMLNDMELRVALMERLLYEAGISEISMENQTFSLDACLVNGGVMFGFTSGGEEGQHQELVILPLEEISPFLTKDAKRLLRGEMKAQKKKGVKGLESSVSEESIASLPDSMKIHTAVDEMPVFSFDGQGIAPYISTRMRLPEGMQSSGRVITTFVVEKDGTLSDFSILKPISPVVDRELVRVLRNMPAWQPGKLDGQPVRVRLVVPVSLQAG
- a CDS encoding MIP family channel protein; the encoded protein is MKKYLAEMVGTMVLTLMGCGVAVSLGCDPTGNIPAVVGTALAFGLSVVAMAYAIGGISGCHINPAITLGVFLSGRMNAKDCAMYMIFQVIGAIIGAALLYLLTSTSDGAIVGTGANDLQLGVTAIGGLLAEIIFTCVFVLVVLGATSKTNGATNNFAGLAIGLALVLVHLVCIRYTGTSVNPARSIGPAIFQGGTALTNLWIFIVGPFIGGACAACIWKLIEPSDKE
- a CDS encoding septal ring lytic transglycosylase RlpA family protein — its product is MKYFLSFLLVGCSLSAHAQQRGVASYYSKRATGAMTASGEKLHHDSMTCAHRTHPFGTILHVKNPANGREVVVRVTDRGPFGRGRIIDLSWGAAKELGILSQGIAQVEVNVIGEGEVYRTKVAYKPSKKYRKSSSAKYKKKKAQLKSKKRKGKSKSKKRR